Within Amycolatopsis sp. FDAARGOS 1241, the genomic segment CCGCGCCGAGGTAGATCCGCAGTTCACCTCGACGCGGCTTCGGGGTCGTGCTCGGTGTGCTCACGCTGTCAGTGTGCTCCCTGTGCTCCTGGAGCGGCCGAATGCACGGCCAAGTTGAGCAGCAGCACGTTTACCCCGGGGACGCCGATCCCGGCGCCCGTGGTGTTCGCCTCGACCAGCTGGCGCACCTTGTCCTCGGACAGCCCCGTGTTGCGCGCGACCCGGGCGATCTGCAGGTCGGCGTACGCGACGCTGATCGAGGGGTCGAGCCCCGAGCCGGAAGCGGTCACGGCGTCGGCCGGCACCTGGTCCGGCGCCACGCCCTCCCGCTTGGCGATGAGGTCCTTGCGCTCGGTGATGGTCTTCACGAGGTCCTCGTTGAACGGGCCCTTGTTCGACGCACCCGAGGTCGACGGGTCGCCGGGGCCGAGCGAGTCCTTCGACCCGGCCGAGGGCCGGTTGTGGAACCACGGGTCGTGCGCTGGATCGGCCGGCACCGGGTCGATGCCGATCAGGGATGAGCCGACGGCCTGCCCGTTCTGCGTGACG encodes:
- a CDS encoding potassium-transporting ATPase subunit C, which translates into the protein MNTLVKQTWAGLRVLIALTIILGIGYPLAVWTIARIPGLQSNAEGSVVTQNGQAVGSSLIGIDPVPADPAHDPWFHNRPSAGSKDSLGPGDPSTSGASNKGPFNEDLVKTITERKDLIAKREGVAPDQVPADAVTASGSGLDPSISVAYADLQIARVARNTGLSEDKVRQLVEANTTGAGIGVPGVNVLLLNLAVHSAAPGAQGAH